From a single Tursiops truncatus isolate mTurTru1 chromosome 20, mTurTru1.mat.Y, whole genome shotgun sequence genomic region:
- the LOC101331038 gene encoding ADP-ribosylation factor 2 isoform X1 produces the protein MGNVFEKLFKSLFGKKEMRILMVGLDAAGKTTILYKLKLGEIVTTIPTIGFNVETVEYKNISFTVWDVGGQDKIRPLWRHYFQNTQGLIFVVDSNDRERVNEAREELTRMLAEDELRDAVLLVFVNKQDLPNAMNAAEITDKLGLHSLRQRNWYIQATCATSGDGLYEGLDWLSNQLKTQK, from the exons ATGGGGAACGTTtttgaaaaactgtttaaaaGTCTATTTGGGAAAAAAGAGATGCGGATTCTTATGGTGGGTTTGGATGCCGCTGGAAAAACCACCATCTTGTATAAATTGAAGCTGGGAGAGATTGTGACTACCATCCCTACGATAG GTTTCAACGTGGAGACGGTAGAATATAAAAACATCAGCTTCACGGTCTGGGATGTTGGTGGCCAGGACAAAATCAGACCTTTGTGGCGACATTATTTCCAGAACACACAAG GTCTGATTTTTGTGGTCGACAGTAATGACAGAGAGCGCGTCAATGAAGCCCGAGAAGAACTAACCAGAATGTTAGCCGAAGATGAGCTCAGAGATGCAGTTTTATTGGTGTTTGTGAATAAACAG GATCTTCCCAATGCTATGAACGCAGCAGAGATAACGGACAAGCTTGGTTTACATTCCCTCCGCCAGAGAAACTGGTACATTCAGGCTACTTGTGCTACCAGTGGAGATGGGCTTTACGAAGGCCTGGACTGGCTCTCCAACCAGCTCAAAACCCAGAAGTGA
- the LOC101331038 gene encoding ADP-ribosylation factor 2 isoform X6: MGNVFEKLFKSLFGKKEMRILMVGLDAAGKTTILYKLKLGEIVTTIPTIGFNVETVEYKNISFTVWDVGGQDKIRPLWRHYFQNTQGLIFVVDSNDRERVNEAREELTRMLAEDELRDAVLLVFVNKQPLQRALP, from the exons ATGGGGAACGTTtttgaaaaactgtttaaaaGTCTATTTGGGAAAAAAGAGATGCGGATTCTTATGGTGGGTTTGGATGCCGCTGGAAAAACCACCATCTTGTATAAATTGAAGCTGGGAGAGATTGTGACTACCATCCCTACGATAG GTTTCAACGTGGAGACGGTAGAATATAAAAACATCAGCTTCACGGTCTGGGATGTTGGTGGCCAGGACAAAATCAGACCTTTGTGGCGACATTATTTCCAGAACACACAAG GTCTGATTTTTGTGGTCGACAGTAATGACAGAGAGCGCGTCAATGAAGCCCGAGAAGAACTAACCAGAATGTTAGCCGAAGATGAGCTCAGAGATGCAGTTTTATTGGTGTTTGTGAATAAACAG